The following proteins are encoded in a genomic region of uncultured Draconibacterium sp.:
- a CDS encoding IS110 family transposase, with protein sequence MIKEDFTMLTKNIIGIGLAKNILQVCHISVYGELLSNKAMSRQKVKEFLAKIKPSVIAIEGCSSSHYWGRYAEQFGHEVRIISPKKVKGYLEGHKTDKNDALAIANAAIQIGIKFSRPKSVEQQTLHSLETSRQFLTRSIVSLGNHIRATIFEYGISYPKGEKGLKASLEFVLSRASDIPQNLVNVLSVLWEQYKQQKEELKALEKEKNALTRQIDPCNRLMKLEGVGETIAAMLYSTLGDGTQFKNGRQASAFIGLTPKQYSTGGKVVMMGIDKFGGVKDLRSLLYLGAMAYISRLPEVPSTEKEVWLIKAVKRLGFKKACIALANKTVRTAWAMLRYETKYKPTMLLG encoded by the coding sequence TTGATAAAAGAGGATTTCACTATGTTGACTAAGAATATCATTGGTATTGGCCTGGCAAAGAACATATTACAAGTCTGCCATATAAGTGTTTATGGTGAGCTTCTCAGTAATAAAGCTATGAGTCGACAAAAAGTAAAAGAATTTCTGGCTAAGATTAAACCGTCAGTCATTGCCATTGAAGGGTGTTCGAGCTCGCACTACTGGGGGCGATATGCAGAGCAATTCGGCCATGAAGTTCGTATTATTAGCCCGAAAAAAGTTAAAGGTTATCTGGAGGGACACAAAACTGATAAAAATGATGCCCTTGCGATTGCCAATGCTGCAATTCAAATTGGCATAAAGTTCAGTCGGCCTAAGTCCGTTGAACAGCAAACTCTTCATTCACTTGAAACAAGTCGCCAGTTTTTAACCCGCAGCATAGTGTCATTAGGTAACCATATCCGAGCTACTATTTTTGAGTACGGCATCAGTTACCCCAAAGGTGAAAAAGGTCTAAAAGCATCTCTAGAGTTTGTTCTTAGCCGTGCCTCTGATATACCGCAAAACCTTGTTAACGTTCTCTCTGTTCTCTGGGAGCAGTACAAACAACAAAAAGAAGAGCTTAAGGCATTAGAGAAAGAGAAAAATGCTTTAACTCGCCAGATAGATCCATGTAACCGATTAATGAAGTTGGAGGGTGTAGGAGAAACCATTGCCGCGATGCTTTACTCAACCCTTGGTGATGGAACGCAATTCAAAAATGGAAGGCAAGCATCAGCGTTCATTGGCCTTACCCCAAAACAATATAGTACTGGTGGGAAGGTTGTTATGATGGGAATAGACAAGTTCGGTGGCGTCAAAGATCTCCGTTCACTGCTATATCTGGGGGCTATGGCCTATATAAGTCGGTTACCGGAGGTTCCCAGTACAGAAAAAGAGGTCTGGTTGATCAAGGCAGTGAAGCGGTTAGGCTTTAAGAAAGCTTGTATAGCTTTGGCGAACAAGACGGTTAGAACTGCGTGGGCAATGCTCCGCTATGAAACGAAGTATAAACCAACAATGTTACTGGGTTAA